The following proteins come from a genomic window of Pocillopora verrucosa isolate sample1 chromosome 6, ASM3666991v2, whole genome shotgun sequence:
- the LOC136281711 gene encoding uncharacterized protein gives MEGHVTSTIFRKSAVTKVHTRHKGMKSDLADLMAHKEGTAERFYRLKKKEEACVQAASSLPTIMRSAEPKKGVEDTLPTATTSHDVPLEADDRNNKERMLWDEEQVATLKDVFFTEIESKSITMAEVREKIQEHPVLRLLHPRKVYDKIRSEWRFNDKSNSQPSDIDDDKPSAEQPPKSPELPKESDSLADKMSRFFSNEESSVSMVPPSNSSYVSRNIFSDDHRKYLLKVCGGMVKSGVISQTAVKDMLGKEEEGKAMLHEFKLKQIINRLKYERRLNQKK, from the coding sequence ATGGAAGGGCACGTGACATCAACTATTTTTCGCAAGTCAGCAGTCACCAAAGTGCACACACGACATAAAGGAATGAAATCAGATCTGGCCGACCTCATGGCGCATAAAGAAGGGACAGCTGAGAGATTTTACCGActtaaaaagaaagaggaagcGTGCGTACAAGCGGCAAGCAGCCTTCCCACCATTATGAGATCGGCTGAACCGAAAAAAGGCGTAGAAGATACCCTACCAACCGCTACGACTTCTCACGATGTCCCTTTAGAAGCCGATGACAGAAACAACAAGGAGCGCATGCTGTGGGACGAGGAACAGGTGGCTACTTTAAAAGATGtatttttcacagaaattgaaagtaaatcaaTTACCATGGCAGAAGTGAGGGAAAAGATTCAAGAGCATCCCGTCCTCCGTCTTCTTCACCCAAGAAAGGTCTATGACAAGATTCGAAGTGAGTGGCGCTTTAATGACAAAAGCAACTCCCAACCTTCAGATATTGATGACGACAAACCTTCAGCTGAACAGCCCCCAAAAAGTCCTGAACTGCCCAAAGAAAGTGACTCTTTAGCCGACAAGATGTCCCGCTTCTTTTCCAATGAAGAGAGCAGTGTATCGATGGTACCTCCTTCAAATTCAAGCTATGTGTCGAGGAACATCTTTAGTGATGATCACAGGAAGTACCTACTTAAGGTATGTGGTGGCATGGTAAAATCAGGGGTAATATCCCAAACTGCCGTCAAAGATATGCTTGGCAAAGAGGAGGAGGGGAAAGCGATGTTACACGAGTTCAAATTGAAGCAAATAATCAATCGTTTGAAATACGAGAGAAGGTTGAATCAGAAGAAATGA
- the LOC136281710 gene encoding uncharacterized protein — MSLFDCSLLNDKFVKYAEQKYVPQTIKSYFMSLRHFYSYVLAEKPVIDATTELVTQMIEKVKRWSSSYKRSSQKRKWEKMEEDRVELVTPEKIQQFERSQTGRDAVILLGKLSGAHSIEITQSHYTLLRDFLLVQISIDNANRAGVLSNMTVKEFERGYKEDDRFIMNVMKHKTFHVHGPAQVILTSNLQNWISIFIKQVRSKLPYITAEKEQPLFPSWNGKKLESGQISKAIQSVWKKAGIAGPIHSTLFRKGAVTVCHSSQKEMTSDLADLMAHKEDTAKRYYRLTEKSKTCVKASQQLHTVMRVNSQKDGVEENTCSREELEPGEQEACVQEADSVSKAGSPSRVPWSSVAVDEIRRLFHEEIQGKSLSLKSVKEKIAGSEILKNEDPKRVYDRVRAEWRFPGSDDNTNPSLPTETEEMKDRVDRMFRKDAPSEDVNSNSDIVPPTSISSKAKALFTEDHVRTLHRLFNDMLGNVPISRNEILKRLSADVEGKEILAVLSLTQVINRIKYERRQKREKAN; from the exons ATGTCGCTTTTCGATTGCTCCCTACTGAATGACAAATTCGTAAAGTATGCGGAACAGAAGTACGTCCCTCAAACAATCAAATCGTACTTCATGAGCCTGCGTCATTTCTACAGCTATGTTTTAGCAGAAAAGCCAGTAATTGATGCCACAACCGAGCTGGTTACTCAGATGATAGAAAAGGTAAAGAGATGGTCTTCTTCCTACAAGAGATCTAGCCAGAAAAGAAAGTGGGAAAAGATGGAAGAAGACAGGGTTGAACTTGTTACACCTGAAAAAATCCAGCAGTTTGAAAGAAGTCAGACTGGCAGGGATGCTGTCATTTTGCTGGGAAAATTGAGTGGAGCACACAGTATTGAGATCACCCAAAGTCACTATACTCTTCTGAGGGACTTTCTTCTCGTGCAAATTTCGATCGACAATGCAAACCGGGCAGGAGTGCTGTCAAACATGACTGTGAAAGAATTTGAACGCGGTTACAAAGAAGATGACAGATTCATCATGAATGTTATGAAACATAAAACATTTCATGTCCACGGCCCAGCGCAAGTCATTCTTACTAGCAATCTGCAAAACTGGATCAGTATCTTTATAAAACAAGTGAGATCAAAGCTGCCATATATTACAGCAGAGAAAGAACAACCATTGTTCCCATCTtggaatggaaagaaattgGAATCAGGCCAAATTAGCAAAGCTATTCAGTCCGTTTGGAAAAAGGCTGGAATTGCAGGACCAATCCACAGCACACTCTTCAGAAAAGGTGCAGTAACAGTGTGTCACAGCAGCCAGAAGGAAATGACCAGTGACCTCGCAGACTTGATGGCTCATAAAGAAGATACTGCAAAGAG GTACTACCGCCtaactgaaaaaagtaaaacatgtGTTAAAGCCTCTCAGCAGCTTCACACAGTTATGAGAGTGAACAGCCAGAAAGATGGTGTAGAGGAAAATACATGTAGCAGGGAAGAACTTGAACCAGGTGAGCAAGAGGCATGTGTACAAGAGGCAGACAGTGTTTCCAAAGCTGGTAGTCCATCTAGAGTACCATGGAGCAGTGTGGCTGTTGATGAAATCCGAAGGCTCTTTCATGAAGAAATACAGGGAAAGAGCTTAAGCCTTAAgtctgtcaaagaaaaaattgcaggaAGCGAAATCCTCAAAAATGAAGATCCTAAACGTGTATATGACAGGGTTAGGGCAGAATGGAGGTTTCCTGGCAGTGATGACAACACAAACCCATCTTTGCCAACAGAAACAGAGGAAATGAAGGACAGAGTGGATCGCATGTTTAGAAAAGATGCCCCCAGTGAAGATGTAAACAGTAACAGTGACATTGTACCACCCACATCAATATCCTCCAAGGCAAAGGCACTTTTCACTGAGGATCACGTAAGAACACTGCATCGCTTATTTAACGATATGTTAGGAAATGTACCAATATCTAGAAATGAAATTCTTAAAAGGCTTTCCGCTGATGTTGAGGGGAAAGAAATTTTAGCAGTGCTATCTTTAACTCAAGTTATTAATCGTATAAAATATGAGCgaagacaaaaaagagaaaaagcaaattaa
- the LOC131784970 gene encoding zinc finger MYM-type protein 3-like codes for MRDNGRPELNFFTDTSFKHFQDCLDAEMKRLTAMGIGSNVKEAQVFSEDEENKLWNLGLLGDSSPRVLLDTMVFLIGKNFSLRSGKEHRNLKFSQLTLEPAKEKEPEKLIYVSFGEKNNLGGLKHRSFKQKRIEHYANSSTPDRCLVHLYKKYVSKCPESAMAKNVFYLTPRRGFKHSDDVWYGNTAVGHNILGETVKRLCKDAEIEGQFTNHSLHATTATRALKKGIPDKFVMQRTGHRDVRSLQKYQRPETSTKIEFSKAFDTSNEAVSLSGSIGSQKAPLKREVELEEETTRKFSKSCDKARIPETKAMTFNQCTFIISKD; via the exons ATGAGAGACAATGGTCGGCCTGAGCTAAACTTTTTCACCGATACCTCATTTAAGCACTTTCAGGACTGTCTAGACGCCGAGATGAAACGTTTGACTGCCATGGGTATAGGATCGAACGTAAAAGAAGCACAGGTTTTCtcagaagatgaagaaaacaagctATGGAATCTCGGGCTGTTAGGAGACTCGTCACCGAGAGTATTGTTGGATACCATGGTTTTCCTAATTGGAAAAAACTTTTCCCTTCGAAGCGGAAAAGAGCATCGTAATTTAAAATTCAGCCAACTCACTCTAGAGCCAGCAAAGGAGAAGGAGCCAGAAAAACTGATTTACGTGTCCTTTGGCGAGAAAAACAATCTGGGAGGATTGAAGCATCGATCGTTCAAGCAAAAGCGAATCGAACACTACGCAAACAGCAGTACACCTGATCGCTGTTTAGTTCATCTTTATAAGAAATATGTATCCAAGTGTCCTGAGTCGGCGATGGCAAAAAATGTGTTCTACTTAACTCCAAGACGTGGATTTAAGCATTCGGATGATG tttggTATGGGAATACTGCAGTGGGTCACAACATACTTggagaaactgtgaaaaggcTTTGCAAAGACGCAGAAATCGAAGGCCAATTCACCAACCACAGCCTCCatgcaacaacagcaactagAGCACTGAAAAAAGGAATCCCAGATAAGTTTGTTATGCAGCGCACCGGGCATAGAGATGTTAggtctttgcaaaaatatcaacGCCCGGAAACTTCAACTAAGATTGAgttttcaaaggcttttgacACGAGTAATGAAGCCGTGTCACTTTCTGGTTCCATTGGTAGTCAAAAGGCGCCATTAAAGCGCGAAGTCGAGTTAGAAGAGGAAACcactcgtaaattttctaagagttgCGATAAAGCTAGAATTCCTGAAACCAAAGCTATGACATTCAATCAGTGTACCTTTATAATCTCTAAAgactag